Proteins from one Hemibagrus wyckioides isolate EC202008001 linkage group LG16, SWU_Hwy_1.0, whole genome shotgun sequence genomic window:
- the LOC131367167 gene encoding uncharacterized protein LOC131367167: MSCGRAFQHHLRGYFNTTLGGKLDSDWMHVFQKVHTCAVNRKSVVRIAGKWMEHIPAESVVTIPMKGFRSGVGEESPLLLEPLSTPLPGGLIVIPSLVDAHCNCIPVKILNRSQEDVWLSPRTRLGTLSRVEGIDSLQQYEVQFRRISADLEQVTLNMKSGQSRDRVKDILDKVDVGGSEYEQTQLRSLLAKYVDIFALTEEDLGYTDQITHGIHLTDDEPVTQPYRRIPPNQYEEVKDHISRLVKKGVIQESNSAYASPIVLVRKVDGSIRLCVDYRKLNQKTKRDAFPLPRIDESFDALQGACYFSTIDLASGYHQVAVAEGDRHKTAFSTPFGLYEFLRMPFGVCNGPATFQRLMQATMNDLVFQILLVYLDDILVYSSTFQEHLVRLETVLKRLKDTGLKVKLDKCHFLQTEVVFLGHRISADGIGTGPMKVAVIRQWPVPSTLKELRSFLGLCSYYRRFIQGFSKIAGPLHDVVNSCLANKSSRRIVVFLGRRWTEECQTAFDTLKDKITSAPIFALLLKIVCCWAIVEKFRGYLLGSRFTVITDNNPLCHLKTAKFGAIERRWVSQLSVFDFDVQYRPGYRNTVADALSRQPFAGEPDPVSEDAEYDGCVAVCGWIHRGTDLDVALVAAGTSSCKVRQMRAAVVSNTNDGSPRGQGNTPTFPGYSTDELMVLQQKDLVIRLHVKRMTLDICTRESRQNSDPKLQTSHSTLPWRASVTCFTHHKKTAKVSLFRLHTNLGSLEENQLRKECKKLEEKLRVPQSQRLRQADIRCVQQLRALLKRRDELDKCVEKERLIQIQSVQKKLEEHKRKAHARHTEEVTHKLENKLERTLIRHNKKVVKKHQLKEEIEKLQKDHVHFQQLHHCQHEELQKVQQEIAELMTMIEEEHDVREKILTKLENLKEKNEKNKKKRLQQIAEVDELKRQLEVEQRLDKFIETKCRERKGLEEAQLRRGEEKFIFYYRYLTEQRREIEDLKAEIRSTKEEMEKLRDRRSEEPPTLNQQRDIESQIQELTEILDQLNTGVSDLYHEIGCDPPLDKVLSCPGWLKDSSLTIHLRLLAQKTSELVAVQNFIKFKDQDQELAQVPALVVQPPAEQPLEFSDMDQVSIPDYDKRPLTLEELRQFVTKMKK, encoded by the exons ATGTCCTGTGGTAGAGCTTTTCAACACCACCTTAGGGGGTATTTCAACACCACCTTAGGGGGCAAATTAGATTCCGATTGGATGCATGTTTTTCAGAAAGTACATACATGTGCTGTAAATCGGAAATCTGTTGTTCGTATAGCTGGAAAATGGATGGAACACATACCTGCAGAATCTGTTGTGACAATTCCAATGAAGGGCTTCAGAAGTGGTGTTGGGGAGGAAAGTCCTCTGTTGTTAGAGCCTCTTAGCACTCCTTTGCCGGGAGGTTTGATAGTCATTCCCTCCCTCGTTGATGCACACTGTAACTGCATACCTGTCAAAATTCTGAATCGCTCTCAGGAGGATGTTTGGTTATCACCCAGAACTCGCTTAGGTACTCTGTCAAGGGTAGAGGGCATAGACAGTTTACAGCAGTATGAGGTGCAGTTTCGAAGGATTTCTGCCGATCTTGAACAGGTGACTTTAAATATGAAGAGTGGACAAAGCAGAGATCGGGTGAAGGACATCTTGGATAAGGTTGATGTAGGTGGAAGTGAGTATGAGCAAACTCAGCTTAGGTCATTGTTGGCAAAGTATGTTGATATCTTTGCCCTCACTGAGGAAGACCTAGGTTATACAGACCAGATTACACATGGAATTCATCTAACCGATGATGAGCCTGTCACCCAGCCCTACCGTCGCATTCCTCCTAATCAGTATGAAGAAGTAAAGGATCACATCTCACGCCTGGTAAAGAAAGGAGTCATACAAGAGAGTAATAGTGCCTATGCTTCCCCAATTGTGCTGGTACGTAAAGTAGATGGCagtataaggctgtgtgtagaCTATCGTAAgctaaatcagaaaacaaaaagagatgCCTTTCCATTACCCCGTATCGATGAGAGCTTTGATGCTCTGCAGGGGGCATGTTATTTTTCGACAATTGATTTAGCAAGTGGCTATCATCAGGTGGCTGTGGCAGAAGGAGACAGACACAAGACGGCATTCTCAACTCCTTTTGGGCTCTATGAATTTTTGCGTATGCCTTTCGGGGTCTGCAATGGACCTGCAACCTTCCAAAGGCTGATGCAGGCCACTATGAATGATCTTGTTTTCCAGATTTTGTTAGTGTACCTGGATGATATTTTGGTATATTCCTCAACATTCCAGGAGCACTTGGTAAGGCTGGAAACTGTACTGAAGAGGCTGAAGGACACTGGTCTCAAGGTCAAGTTAGACAAATGTCACTTTCTTCAGACAGAGGTAGTGTTCTTGGGACATCGAATTTCTGCCGATGGTATTGGCACAGGCCCTATGAAAGTAGCAGTTATAAGACAGTGGCCAGTTCCATCTACACTGAAGGAATTGAGATCATTCCTTGGACTTTGCAGTTATTACAGACGATTCATTCAGGGGTTCTCGAAGATCGCTGGCCCACTTCATGATGTGGTAAATTCATGTCTGGCCAATAAAAGCTCCCGCAGAATTGTTGTCTTTTTGGGGAGACGGTGGACTGAAGAATGTCAAACAGCTTTTGATACACTCAAGGATAAGATCACTAGTGCACCTATTTTTGCACTATTGTTGAAAATAGTTTGTTGTTGGGCAATTGTTGAAAAGTTTCGGGGTTATTTGTTGGGGTCCAGATTTACTGTGATAACTGACAATAATCCTTTATGCCACTTAAAGACAGCAAAGTTTGGAGCGATAGAACGGAGATGGGTTTCACAGCTGTCTGTCTTTGATTTTGATGTGCAGTATCGTCCGGGGTATCGAAACACAGTAGCGGATGCACTGTCTAGGCAGCCATTTGCAGGGGAGCCTGACCCAGTCTCGGAGGACGCCGAGTATGATGGGTGTGTAGCGGTCTGTGGTTGGATTCATCGTGGTACAGACTTGGATGTGGCACTTGTGGCAGCTGGGACGAGCAGCTGTAAAGTGAGGCAAATGCGAGCTGCTGTGGTGTCCAACACTAATGATGGTAGTCCTCGAGGTCAGGGAAATACCCCTACATTTCCAGGTTACTCAACTGATGAATTAATGGTTCTTCAGCAGAAAGACTTGGTGATTAGATTACATG TGAAGCGGATGACTCTCGATATCTGCACTAGGGAATCTCGTCAGAATTCAGATCCGAAGCTTCAGACGTCACATAGCACGTTGCCTTGGAGAGCTTCTGTGACGTGTTTCACTCATCACAAGAAAACTGCGAAGGTGTCGCTATTCAGATTGCATACCAACCTTGGAAG TCTGGAGGAAAATCAACTGCGTAAGGAGTGCAAGAAATTGGAGGAGAAACTGCGTGTGCCTCAGAGTCAGCGGCTCAGGCAGGCTGACATCCGCTGTGTCCAGCAGCTCCGGGCTCTCCTGAAGCGCCGCGACGAGCTCGAcaagtgtgtggaaaaagagaGACTCATTCAA ATCCAGAGTGTTCAGAAGAAACTGGAAGAGCATAAGCGGAAGGCTCACGCTCGCCACACTGAAGAGGTCACTCACAAGCTGGAAAATAAACTGGAACGC ACTCTCATTCGCCACAACAAGAAGGTGGTGAAGAAACATCAGCTGAAAGAGGAGATAGAGAAGCTGCAAAAGGACCATGTTCATTTCCAGCAGCTGCACCACTGTCAGCATGAG GAGCTTCAGAAAGTCcagcaggagattgctgaacTCATGACCATGATAGAGGAAGAACATGATGTCAG ggagAAAATACTGACAAAACTGGAGAATTTGAAGGAGAAGAatgagaagaataagaagaaacgGCTTCAACAAATcgctgaggtggatgagctgaaGAGGCAGCTTGAAGTGGAGCAACGTCTTGATAAGTTCATAGAAACTAAGTGTCGTGAGAGGAAAGGACTGGAGGAGGCACAACTCAGACGCG gtgaagaaaAGTTCATCTTTTACTATAGATACCTTACTGAGCAAAGAAGAGAGATTGAGGATTTGAAAGCTGAAATCAGATCG AcaaaagaggagatggagaagtTGAGAGATCGGAGATCGGAAGAACCCCCCACCCTCAATCAGCAGAGAGACATTGAATCTCAGATCCAGGAACTCACTGAGATCCTGGATCAGCTTAATACAG ggGTGAGCGACTTGTATCATGAGATCGGTTGCGATCCTCCGTTGGACAAAGTGCTCAGTTGTCCAGGTTGGCTTAAAGACTCCAGCCTTACAATTCACCTGAGGCTACTGGCCCAGAAAACCAGTGAGCTGGTCGCTGTCCAGAATTTCATCAAATTCAAG gatcaggatcaggaacTAGCTCAGGTGCCGGCTCTTGTCGTTCAGCCTCCTGCCGAGCAGCCTCTTGAATTTAG TGATATGGATCAAGTGAGTATCCCCGATTATGACAAGCGACCTTTGACCCTGGAAGAACTTCGCCAGTTCGTTACGAAAATg aaaaagtga